One window from the genome of Paraconexibacter algicola encodes:
- a CDS encoding ABC transporter ATP-binding protein: MPASPSADIAILVRELRRAYGAHEAVRGIDFDVHRGEVFGLLGPNGAGKTTTVEILEGYRTRTSGIVSVLGHDPAQRPRELRSRVGIVLQSTGMYRHIGVREAVAHFAKLYPRPRDVDEVLALAGLGDVGEQRVRTLSGGKARRLDFALALVGDPELIFLDEPTTGFDPAARRAAWDVVRSLQDLGKTVLLTTHYLDEAQALCDRVAILKEGSIVAQGPPAALGVGSSRYRVTWRTEAGDLETRETEDPTALLHQLTSAALARDEPLRELSVTRPTLEDVYLELTAETAAEEVGSGG, encoded by the coding sequence ATGCCGGCCAGCCCCTCGGCAGACATCGCGATCCTCGTCCGCGAACTCCGGCGCGCCTACGGTGCGCACGAGGCCGTCCGCGGCATCGACTTCGACGTCCACCGCGGCGAGGTCTTCGGCCTGCTCGGTCCCAACGGGGCCGGGAAGACCACGACGGTCGAGATCCTGGAGGGGTACCGCACGCGCACGAGCGGGATCGTCTCCGTGCTCGGCCACGACCCCGCGCAGCGGCCCCGCGAGCTGCGCTCCCGCGTCGGGATCGTCCTGCAGTCCACGGGCATGTACCGGCACATCGGGGTCCGCGAGGCGGTCGCGCACTTCGCCAAGCTCTACCCGCGGCCGCGCGACGTCGACGAGGTGCTGGCGCTCGCCGGCCTCGGCGACGTCGGCGAGCAGCGCGTCCGCACGCTCAGCGGCGGCAAGGCCCGGCGCCTGGACTTCGCGCTCGCGCTCGTCGGCGACCCGGAGCTGATCTTCCTCGACGAGCCGACCACGGGCTTCGACCCGGCCGCCCGTCGCGCCGCGTGGGACGTCGTGCGCTCGCTGCAGGACCTCGGCAAGACCGTGCTGCTGACCACGCACTACCTCGACGAGGCGCAGGCGCTGTGCGACCGCGTGGCGATCCTCAAGGAGGGCAGCATCGTCGCGCAGGGTCCGCCCGCGGCGCTCGGCGTCGGCTCCTCCCGCTACCGCGTCACCTGGCGGACGGAGGCGGGCGACCTCGAGACGCGCGAGACCGAGGACCCCACCGCCCTGCTGCACCAGCTCACGAGCGCGGCGCTCGCGCGCGACGAGCCGCTGCGCGAGCTGAGCGTCACCCGGCCGACGCTCGAGGACGTGTACCTGGAGCTGACCGCGGAGACCGCGGCGGAGGAGGTGGGCTCCGGTGGCTGA
- a CDS encoding ABC transporter permease, translating into MADAVTLAWHQYRLERRMFWRNPSAAFFNFALPLLFLMLFGAVFSGSQENLDVIVPGIAGMSVMSTTFSALAMNLTFLREQGVLKRMRGTPLPSGAYLAGVFANAVTNAVVQVTLVVLAGKAFFGVDWPKDYLELAVFVLAGVVTLAALGVAWSHVIPNFDAAPAYVNIVFLPVIFISGVFFDAENAPTFLRDIAQALPLTHLIDGLSGAMVDGSGLGDHLSGLAVVAIWGVAGIALAIRGFSWESHRR; encoded by the coding sequence GTGGCTGACGCCGTGACGCTCGCCTGGCACCAGTACCGCCTCGAGCGCCGCATGTTCTGGCGCAACCCGTCGGCGGCGTTCTTCAACTTCGCGCTGCCGCTGCTGTTCCTGATGCTGTTCGGCGCGGTCTTCAGCGGCTCGCAGGAGAACCTCGACGTGATCGTGCCCGGCATCGCCGGCATGAGCGTCATGTCGACGACGTTCAGCGCGCTCGCGATGAACCTCACGTTCCTGCGCGAGCAGGGCGTGCTCAAGCGGATGCGCGGCACGCCGCTGCCGTCCGGCGCCTACCTCGCGGGCGTGTTCGCCAACGCGGTGACGAACGCCGTCGTGCAGGTGACGCTCGTCGTGCTCGCGGGCAAGGCGTTCTTCGGCGTCGACTGGCCGAAGGACTACCTCGAGCTCGCCGTGTTCGTGCTCGCCGGGGTCGTGACGCTCGCCGCGCTCGGCGTCGCGTGGTCGCACGTGATCCCGAACTTCGACGCCGCGCCCGCGTACGTGAACATCGTGTTCCTGCCGGTGATCTTCATCTCCGGCGTGTTCTTCGACGCGGAGAACGCCCCGACGTTCCTGCGGGACATCGCGCAGGCGCTGCCGCTGACGCACCTGATCGACGGGCTCTCCGGGGCGATGGTCGACGGATCCGGGCTCGGGGATCACCTCAGCGGTCTGGCCGTCGTGGCGATCTGGGGCGTGGCGGGCATCGCGCTCGCGATCCGCGGCTTCTCCTGGGAGTCCCACCGCCGCTGA
- a CDS encoding CHAD domain-containing protein, which translates to MAKARPIKGLSPDMRFGDAAARTVRVRAQELIDHSEGVLDTSSIQRVHAMRVASRRLRAVLEIHRACFPPELFKPVLREVKDLADALGARRDPDVQLASIEEFAAALGAGEQAGIALFADRLRAEQEEGNRVLADALARMRHSDLPARLQELADSATTPEPAVEDVSAEAPESPAAESVDVSAEVPGVPVAGPADASAEVPDVPAAEPADASAEVPDVPAAEPTDVSAEVPDAPATGPWEGRPALWDLPAQPAAGPAATPLGERPPRPPRPPRPAPARPDADPATGTDLAPAPTRTGLLRVLRRSR; encoded by the coding sequence GTGGCCAAGGCACGACCGATCAAGGGCCTCTCCCCGGACATGCGCTTCGGCGACGCGGCCGCGCGCACCGTCCGCGTCCGTGCGCAGGAGCTGATCGACCACAGCGAGGGCGTCCTCGACACGAGCTCGATCCAGCGCGTCCACGCCATGCGCGTCGCCAGCCGTCGCCTGCGTGCCGTGCTGGAGATCCACCGGGCCTGCTTCCCGCCCGAGCTGTTCAAGCCCGTGCTGCGCGAGGTCAAGGACCTGGCCGACGCCCTCGGCGCGCGCCGCGACCCGGACGTGCAGCTCGCGTCGATCGAGGAGTTCGCCGCCGCGCTCGGCGCGGGCGAGCAGGCCGGGATCGCGCTGTTCGCCGACCGCCTGCGCGCCGAGCAGGAGGAGGGCAACCGCGTGCTCGCCGACGCGCTCGCGCGGATGCGCCACAGCGACCTGCCCGCCCGCCTGCAGGAGCTCGCCGACAGCGCTACGACCCCGGAGCCTGCGGTGGAGGACGTCTCCGCGGAGGCGCCCGAGTCGCCTGCCGCCGAGTCCGTGGACGTCTCCGCGGAGGTGCCGGGCGTCCCGGTCGCCGGCCCTGCAGACGCCTCCGCGGAGGTGCCGGACGTCCCGGCGGCCGAGCCCGCAGACGCCTCCGCGGAGGTGCCGGACGTCCCGGCGGCCGAGCCCACGGACGTCTCCGCGGAGGTGCCGGACGCCCCGGCCACCGGCCCGTGGGAGGGGCGGCCGGCGCTCTGGGACCTGCCGGCGCAGCCCGCGGCCGGTCCCGCCGCCACCCCGCTCGGGGAGCGGCCTCCCCGACCGCCGCGCCCGCCCCGGCCCGCGCCGGCGCGGCCGGACGCCGACCCGGCCACGGGCACCGACCTCGCGCCCGCGCCGACGCGGACCGGGCTGCTGCGCGTCCTGCGGAGGTCCCGATGA